Proteins encoded by one window of Cydia fagiglandana chromosome Z, ilCydFagi1.1, whole genome shotgun sequence:
- the LOC134678160 gene encoding uncharacterized protein LOC134678160, protein MEKLRFDFAVKPAADGKSNVLCITSIATPGGQIFGLPPEHQPVQMHPAIINTSNFAKIRKSLTKRHQTRKIWITLTEEISKVYLDEEENIQCNDIYLEEISETNVESMPSGSNETLEKILEKLLDEKQKKSETQNLGKIAKDFMINKFSGRNSNAYQWIQDFNKECERFQIVEDRKKIEILKNFLEYSSVDWYSCMLMKFTVESEWSKWEKNFCETFANKGWSPIRYALTFKYQAGSLLEYALKKEKLLLEIRKSTDTGTLIDLIALGLPNYVADKIDRETLQQTEDLYNELGKLEHMVGKNKYDKKNPTTLDMKSKKVEEKKPCQVCITENKGTRYHPEEKCWFKGKNQKAIVKSVNNSELEVELNEQNPKN, encoded by the coding sequence ATGGAAAAGTTAAGATTTGATTTTGCTGTAAAACCTGCGGCAGATGGAAAATCAAACGTTTTGTGTATAACATCGATCGCTACACCCGGTGGGCAGATTTTTGGATTACCACCGGAACACCAGCCTGTGCAAATGCATCCAGCAATAATAAATACTTCCAACTTTGCGAAAATACGGAAATCGTTAACTAAAAGGCATCAAACAAGAAAAATTTGGATAACTTTGACAGAAGAGATATCAAAAGTATACTTGGATGAGGAGGAAAATATACAGTGTAATGATATTTATTTGGAAGAAATTTCAGAAACAAATGTTGAATCTATGCCAAGCGGTTCGAATGAAACATTGgaaaaaattttagaaaaattGCTTGACGAAAAACAGAAGAAGtctgaaacacaaaatttagGGAAAATTGCAAAGGATTTCATGATTAACAAATTCTCCGGGCGAAACTCAAATGCTTACCAATGGATACAAGATTTTAACAAAGAATGTGAACGTTTCCAAATAGTTGAGGACAGGAAAAAAATTGAAATTCTAAAAAACTTCTTGGAATACTCCAGTGTTGATTGGTATAGTTGTATGCTAATGAAATTTACTGTAGAATCTGAGTGGAGTAAATGGGAGAAAAATTTTTGTGAGACGTTTGCAAACAAAGGATGGTCACCCATTAGATATGCTCTTACCTTTAAATATCAGGCAGGTTCGTTACTTGAGTATGCCTTAAAGAAAGAAAAACTGTTACTGGAAATAAGAAAATCAACCGATACTGGAACACTGATCGACCTTATAGCACTTGGTCTGCCTAATTATGTGGCGGATAAAATTGATCGTGAAACTTTGCAACAGACGGAGGACTTATATAATGAACTAGGAAAATTGGAACATATGGTTGGAAAgaataaatatgataaaaaaaatcctacAACTCTAGATATGAAATCCAAGAAAGTTGAAGAAAAAAAGCCATGCCAAGTTTGTATAACTGAAAACAAAGGGACACGCTACCATCCCGAAGAAAAATGCTGGTTTAAAGGAAAAAATCAAAAAGCAATTGTGAAAAGTGTGAATAACTCAGAATTGGAAGTTGAGCTGAATGAGCAGAATCCAAAAAACTAG